One Microlunatus soli genomic window carries:
- the trxA gene encoding thioredoxin, which yields MQTLTTENFDATLEQSTLPVLVDFWAEWCPPCKVMDPILDQLQKELADRLLVAKINSDEHPQISARYRVLGLPTMLLFVGGEPALSIKGARSKRALMSQLEPHLVATAVG from the coding sequence ATGCAGACGCTGACCACTGAGAATTTCGACGCCACGCTCGAGCAGAGCACGCTGCCCGTACTGGTGGACTTCTGGGCCGAGTGGTGTCCGCCGTGCAAGGTGATGGACCCGATCCTCGACCAACTGCAGAAGGAGCTCGCCGATCGGCTGCTGGTTGCCAAGATCAACAGTGACGAACATCCGCAGATCTCCGCCCGTTACCGGGTCCTCGGGCTGCCCACGATGTTGCTCTTCGTCGGTGGCGAACCGGCACTGTCGATCAAGGGCGCCCGATCCAAGCGGGCACTGATGAGCCAGCTCGAACCGCATCTGGTTGCTACGGCTGTGGGCTGA
- a CDS encoding MerR family transcriptional regulator gives MQIGELATKAGVSTRSVRYYEQQGLLPARRRANGYREFDEQDLQLVTQIRQLLGTGFTLDDTRPFVECLRSGEPTGDSCPDSVAVYHRKLTELDSEIAELVRRRTDLAEQLARSCPGCAPTPEERDADADH, from the coding sequence ATGCAGATCGGAGAGCTGGCGACCAAGGCCGGTGTGAGCACTCGTTCGGTGCGCTACTACGAACAGCAAGGACTGTTGCCGGCACGACGCCGAGCCAACGGCTACCGGGAGTTCGACGAGCAGGACCTGCAGCTGGTCACCCAGATCCGTCAACTGCTTGGTACCGGCTTCACGCTGGACGACACCCGCCCGTTCGTGGAGTGTCTGCGGTCCGGCGAACCGACCGGTGACTCATGCCCGGATTCGGTCGCGGTGTATCACCGCAAGCTGACCGAGCTGGACTCCGAGATCGCCGAGCTCGTCCGTCGCCGTACCGACCTCGCCGAACAGCTTGCGCGCAGCTGCCCTGGCTGCGCACCGACACCGGAGGAACGCGATGCAGACGCTGACCACTGA
- the pdxT gene encoding pyridoxal 5'-phosphate synthase glutaminase subunit PdxT, translating into MVTPSNSRRRVGVLALQGDVIEHLRSLETVGAEPVRVRRPEDLQRLDGIVIPGGESTTIDKLARIFEVRDPLVAALREGLPAYGSCAGMILLADRITGGTHDQQTFGGLDITVRRNAFGRQLDSFETDLDLDLDDQPQQPFHAVFIRAPWVEKVGGDVRVVGRVHLADPAAGSVDDAAGGAIVAVRQEQLLATSFHPEVSGDPRLHAYFLRMLD; encoded by the coding sequence GTGGTGACCCCGAGCAACTCCCGTCGGCGGGTCGGGGTGCTCGCACTGCAAGGTGACGTGATCGAGCACCTCCGCTCGCTGGAGACGGTCGGTGCCGAGCCGGTCCGGGTCCGACGGCCGGAGGATCTGCAGCGGCTGGACGGGATCGTCATTCCCGGCGGGGAGTCCACCACGATCGACAAGCTGGCCAGGATCTTCGAGGTCCGGGATCCGTTGGTGGCAGCGCTGCGCGAAGGATTGCCGGCCTACGGCTCCTGCGCGGGGATGATCCTGCTCGCCGACCGGATCACCGGTGGCACTCATGATCAACAGACCTTCGGCGGTCTGGACATCACGGTTCGCCGCAACGCCTTCGGCCGGCAGTTGGACTCCTTCGAGACCGATCTCGATCTTGATCTCGACGATCAACCGCAGCAACCGTTCCATGCTGTTTTCATCCGGGCGCCCTGGGTGGAGAAGGTCGGCGGCGACGTCCGTGTCGTCGGTCGTGTCCACCTCGCTGATCCAGCCGCCGGGTCCGTCGATGACGCCGCGGGAGGCGCCATCGTCGCCGTCCGGCAGGAACAGCTGCTGGCGACCTCATTCCATCCCGAGGTTTCCGGAGATCCACGGTTGCATGCCTACTTCCTGCGGATGCTCGACTGA
- the pdxS gene encoding pyridoxal 5'-phosphate synthase lyase subunit PdxS: MTDTIQRTEQNGADRHTGTTPVKRGMAEMLKGGVIMDVVTAEQAKIAEDAGAVAVMALERVPADIRAQGGVARMSDPDLIDGIISAVSIPVMAKARIGHFVEAQVLQSLGVDYIDESEVLTPADYANHIDKWAFGVPFVCGATNLGEALRRITEGAAMIRSKGEAGTGDVSNATTHMRQIRSEINRLRSLSKDELFVAAKDLQAPYDLVREVAELGKLPVVLFTAGGIATPADAAMMMQLGAEGVFVGSGIFKSGNPSQRAAAIVKATTFYDDPDVIAKFSRGLGEAMVGINVDDIPEPHRLAERGW, from the coding sequence ATGACCGACACGATCCAGCGGACCGAGCAGAACGGGGCCGACCGGCACACCGGGACCACACCGGTGAAGCGCGGGATGGCCGAGATGCTCAAGGGCGGCGTGATCATGGACGTGGTCACCGCCGAACAGGCGAAGATCGCCGAGGACGCCGGGGCGGTCGCGGTGATGGCACTGGAACGAGTGCCGGCCGACATCCGTGCTCAGGGCGGCGTGGCGCGGATGAGTGACCCGGATCTGATCGACGGCATCATCTCCGCGGTCTCCATCCCGGTGATGGCCAAGGCTCGGATCGGACACTTCGTCGAAGCCCAGGTGTTGCAGTCGCTGGGCGTGGACTACATCGACGAGTCCGAGGTGCTGACCCCGGCCGACTACGCCAACCACATCGACAAGTGGGCGTTCGGTGTGCCGTTCGTCTGCGGCGCGACCAACCTCGGCGAGGCACTGCGACGGATCACCGAGGGCGCGGCGATGATCAGGTCCAAGGGCGAGGCGGGCACCGGCGACGTCTCCAACGCCACCACCCACATGAGGCAGATCCGCAGCGAGATCAACCGGCTGCGTTCGCTGTCCAAGGACGAGCTTTTCGTTGCTGCCAAGGATTTGCAGGCACCGTACGATCTGGTCCGCGAGGTCGCCGAGCTCGGCAAGCTGCCGGTCGTCCTGTTCACCGCCGGCGGTATCGCCACGCCGGCCGATGCGGCGATGATGATGCAACTCGGAGCCGAAGGCGTCTTCGTCGGGTCGGGCATCTTCAAGTCCGGCAACCCGTCACAGCGGGCCGCGGCGATCGTCAAGGCGACCACCTTCTACGACGACCCGGACGTGATCGCCAAGTTCTCCCGCGGTCTGGGTGAGGCCATGGTCGGCATCAACGTCGACGACATCCCCGAGCCGCATCGGCTCGCCGAGCGTGGGTGGTGA
- a CDS encoding benzoate/H(+) symporter BenE family transporter, with protein sequence MSITRNQAPIAVPVGAGVVTALVGSSSSFAVVLSGLHGVGATPAQAASGLLALMVLLGVATMILARRFRMPITVAWSTPGAALLAGSAAVSGGWPAAVGAFCVTGALFMITGLWPGLSTLIGRIPTPIAQAMLAGVLLPLCLAPITAVAAHPLTVAPILLCWLILLRLAPRWAVPAAFVVAAVVIIISSAGADSVPTLGQLVPRPELTVPHFSWQAVIGLAIPLYIVTMASQNLPGVAVMRSYDYQVPWRPAMLITGAGTILGAPFGGHAINLAAISAALAAAPEADPDRRRRWVAAFSAGVTYLVLGVCSAAFATLVTLAPPGVVAAVAGIALIPTLASSVAGAVEQADERIPAVITFLVAAAGFSALGISSAFWALVAGLVARAVLRRPSPDPSR encoded by the coding sequence ATGAGCATAACCCGAAATCAGGCGCCGATCGCCGTCCCCGTCGGGGCCGGTGTGGTGACCGCGCTGGTCGGCTCCAGCAGCTCGTTCGCGGTCGTGCTGTCCGGGCTGCACGGTGTCGGTGCCACACCGGCGCAGGCGGCATCGGGGCTGCTCGCATTGATGGTGTTGCTCGGTGTCGCCACGATGATCCTGGCGCGTCGGTTCCGGATGCCGATCACGGTCGCCTGGTCGACACCCGGTGCGGCGCTGCTGGCCGGGAGTGCCGCGGTCAGCGGGGGATGGCCCGCTGCGGTCGGTGCCTTCTGTGTGACCGGAGCACTGTTCATGATCACCGGACTGTGGCCGGGCCTGTCGACCTTGATCGGCCGGATCCCGACACCGATCGCGCAGGCGATGTTGGCGGGCGTGTTACTGCCGCTGTGTCTGGCGCCGATCACGGCGGTGGCTGCTCACCCACTGACGGTTGCGCCGATCCTGCTGTGCTGGTTGATCCTGCTTCGCCTGGCCCCCCGATGGGCGGTGCCGGCGGCGTTCGTCGTCGCGGCCGTGGTGATCATCATCAGCAGCGCCGGGGCGGATTCGGTGCCGACACTCGGCCAATTGGTGCCCCGGCCGGAACTCACCGTGCCGCACTTCAGCTGGCAGGCGGTGATCGGGCTGGCGATCCCGCTCTACATCGTCACGATGGCTTCGCAGAACCTTCCCGGTGTGGCGGTGATGCGCAGCTACGACTATCAGGTCCCGTGGCGACCGGCGATGTTGATCACCGGCGCCGGCACGATCCTCGGCGCCCCGTTCGGTGGACACGCGATCAACCTGGCCGCGATCAGCGCAGCCCTGGCCGCGGCACCGGAGGCTGACCCGGATCGCCGCCGTCGCTGGGTTGCCGCGTTCTCCGCCGGCGTGACCTATCTCGTGCTCGGTGTCTGCTCGGCTGCGTTCGCCACCCTGGTGACGCTGGCTCCGCCCGGCGTGGTGGCGGCGGTCGCCGGCATCGCCCTGATTCCGACCCTGGCATCGTCGGTCGCCGGTGCCGTCGAACAGGCGGACGAACGCATCCCCGCGGTGATCACCTTCCTGGTCGCCGCCGCCGGATTCAGCGCTCTCGGCATCAGCTCCGCCTTCTGGGCTCTCGTCGCCGGCCTCGTCGCCCGCGCCGTCCTCCGCCGCCCCTCACCCGACCCCAGCCGCTAA
- a CDS encoding helix-turn-helix domain-containing protein, which yields MVGANAVAVGRRLTQLREGRRLSLSELARRAGIGKGTLSEIESGRRNPTLETLYALTLPLQVPLTALLGEAARTTLSPDADGPAITGHSGMSAITLDVRHQPDGSTVEVFRLEFPAGASHESPAHGPEVREHLTVGHGRLRVGPTGRLTTLTAGQSRGWTSNQSHRYVAVDGPAEAIVVIVSPADR from the coding sequence ATGGTCGGAGCGAACGCGGTGGCGGTCGGACGCCGGCTGACCCAGCTGCGTGAGGGGCGCCGGCTGAGCCTGTCCGAGCTCGCCCGGCGCGCCGGTATCGGCAAGGGGACACTGTCCGAGATCGAGTCCGGCCGCAGGAACCCGACCCTGGAGACCCTGTATGCGTTGACACTCCCGCTGCAGGTCCCGCTGACCGCGCTGCTCGGTGAAGCGGCGCGGACCACGCTGTCGCCGGATGCGGATGGTCCGGCGATCACCGGGCATTCGGGGATGTCGGCGATCACCCTGGACGTCCGACACCAGCCGGACGGCAGCACTGTCGAGGTGTTCCGACTGGAGTTCCCGGCAGGCGCGAGCCACGAGTCCCCTGCCCACGGACCGGAGGTACGCGAACACCTCACCGTCGGACACGGACGGCTGCGGGTCGGGCCGACCGGCCGGCTGACGACGCTGACCGCCGGCCAGTCCCGTGGTTGGACCAGCAATCAATCGCACCGCTATGTCGCCGTCGACGGCCCGGCCGAGGCGATCGTCGTGATCGTCTCGCCGGCGGATCGCTGA
- a CDS encoding DUF2252 domain-containing protein, producing the protein MADPVGGHVVLPSVQSESFFSLRQRPISREERYAMGRGLREQVPRRELGVWSPEPDRADPVELIIESHQGRVPELIPIRVARMLSSPYGFLRGTAIVMAADVAGLPSTGIMPVICGDAHLGNFGFYASPEGELVIDLNDFDEAHPGCWEWDLRRLVASIWVAGRENGAREDQCGDAVASCVAAYRHEVRFLADEPLLKRAYNHLDVERLQGAATEKSLQKEIERAARRARRRTSDRALPRFTREHAGQRQIVEEPPLITRLPAEEYDAVAQGLDDYLSTIPPQWRRTLGGYTLIDIAHKVVGVGSVGLRAYIALLEGSSPSDVVFLQLKQARRSVLAPYVHGDSAWHDHQGQRVAEYQQALQTVSDPLLGWTTVGSRQYYVRQFRNMKGTIGLDSIDVAALTDYAGIVGHLLAKGHARTSGASMIAGYVGSSDKLDQAMCRFAAGYADQTEADHGRLVEAVRHGELPVDQDALDIAGSTFRPR; encoded by the coding sequence GTGGCTGATCCGGTCGGTGGCCACGTGGTGCTGCCATCGGTGCAGAGTGAGTCCTTCTTCTCGCTGCGGCAGCGTCCGATCTCCCGTGAGGAGCGGTACGCGATGGGGCGCGGGCTGCGCGAGCAGGTGCCGCGCCGTGAGTTGGGGGTGTGGTCTCCGGAGCCGGACCGTGCGGACCCGGTGGAGTTGATCATCGAATCTCACCAGGGACGGGTACCCGAGCTGATCCCGATCCGGGTGGCTCGGATGCTGTCCTCGCCCTACGGTTTCCTGCGGGGTACGGCGATCGTGATGGCCGCCGACGTGGCCGGGCTGCCGTCGACCGGGATCATGCCGGTGATCTGCGGAGACGCGCACCTGGGCAACTTCGGTTTCTACGCCTCGCCCGAGGGTGAGCTGGTGATCGATCTGAACGATTTCGACGAGGCGCATCCGGGGTGTTGGGAGTGGGATCTGCGGCGGCTGGTTGCCAGCATCTGGGTCGCCGGCCGGGAGAACGGAGCCCGTGAGGACCAGTGCGGGGACGCCGTCGCCTCCTGCGTCGCCGCCTATCGTCACGAGGTGCGGTTCCTGGCCGACGAACCGCTGCTGAAACGCGCCTACAACCATCTCGACGTCGAACGGCTGCAGGGTGCGGCGACCGAGAAGAGCCTGCAGAAGGAGATCGAACGAGCCGCACGGCGGGCCCGGCGTCGGACCAGTGACCGTGCGCTGCCGCGTTTCACCCGCGAGCATGCCGGGCAGCGGCAGATCGTGGAGGAGCCGCCACTGATCACCCGACTCCCCGCCGAGGAGTACGACGCCGTCGCCCAAGGGCTGGACGACTACCTGTCCACCATCCCGCCACAATGGCGGCGGACCCTCGGCGGCTACACCTTGATCGACATCGCGCACAAGGTGGTCGGTGTCGGCAGTGTCGGTCTGCGTGCCTACATCGCTTTGCTGGAAGGGAGTTCGCCCAGTGATGTGGTGTTCCTGCAGCTCAAACAGGCACGCCGATCGGTGCTGGCGCCGTACGTCCACGGCGACTCGGCCTGGCATGATCACCAGGGCCAGCGGGTTGCCGAATACCAACAGGCGCTGCAGACCGTGAGCGATCCGTTGCTCGGCTGGACGACCGTTGGCAGTAGGCAGTATTACGTCCGGCAGTTCCGCAACATGAAGGGCACCATCGGGCTGGACTCGATCGACGTCGCCGCCCTCACCGACTACGCCGGCATCGTCGGCCATCTGCTGGCCAAGGGCCACGCCCGGACCAGCGGTGCGTCGATGATCGCCGGCTACGTCGGGTCAAGTGACAAGCTCGATCAGGCGATGTGCCGTTTCGCGGCCGGCTACGCCGACCAGACCGAAGCCGATCATGGTCGATTGGTCGAGGCGGTCCGGCACGGCGAACTGCCGGTCGACCAGGACGCCCTCGACATCGCCGGCTCCACCTTCCGCCCGCGCTGA
- a CDS encoding DUF488 domain-containing protein — translation MTNAARVQIRRIYDPPADGDGHRVLVDRLWPRGISKERARLDQWCKEIAPSTELRKWYGHDPDSYDDFAERYRAELEEPERAALLADLRAMAAQSTLTLLTATKRPEISEAQVLKDLLTG, via the coding sequence GTGACGAACGCAGCGCGTGTGCAGATCCGTCGGATCTACGATCCTCCCGCGGACGGCGACGGCCACCGGGTGCTGGTCGACCGGCTCTGGCCCCGCGGCATCAGCAAGGAACGGGCCCGGCTTGATCAATGGTGCAAGGAGATCGCGCCGTCCACCGAGTTGCGAAAGTGGTACGGCCACGATCCCGACAGTTACGACGACTTCGCCGAGCGCTACCGGGCCGAGTTGGAGGAGCCGGAACGCGCCGCCCTGCTCGCGGACCTCAGGGCGATGGCGGCGCAGTCGACGCTGACCCTGTTGACCGCGACAAAGCGTCCCGAGATCAGCGAAGCTCAGGTGCTGAAGGACCTGCTCACCGGGTGA
- a CDS encoding DUF5655 domain-containing protein, which yields MTWIVEDHLRGQPEASVALYDRFVELLTSVGEFRSSPSKSTITFKGTHRGFAGARPDRRGLVGYLDLQRIVEDERITNVSPYTAKLFVHHFRISTSDQLDEEFLGWLREAHAVGDGAHRGARHP from the coding sequence ATGACGTGGATTGTTGAAGATCATCTGCGGGGCCAGCCGGAAGCGTCGGTCGCTCTGTATGACCGGTTTGTGGAGCTGCTCACCTCGGTCGGCGAGTTCCGCTCTTCGCCCTCGAAGTCGACCATCACGTTCAAGGGGACGCACCGCGGATTCGCCGGCGCGCGACCGGACCGTCGCGGCCTGGTCGGCTATCTCGATCTGCAGCGGATCGTCGAGGACGAACGGATCACCAACGTCTCGCCTTACACCGCAAAACTGTTCGTCCATCACTTCAGGATCTCGACATCCGACCAGTTGGACGAAGAGTTCCTCGGCTGGCTCCGGGAGGCGCACGCCGTCGGTGACGGTGCGCACCGCGGCGCTCGTCACCCGTGA
- a CDS encoding MOSC domain-containing protein has product MPTDHTVTRLSTTPVKGLSLHHPDAIRLTARGVVGDRQFLLIDDNGKLQSCTRNQALYGLTAHWQQQSRRLSIRRGADELLTGVIEPGSAADTDMWGLRTLPADEVADPIWHTFFSDLIGRPVRLLQAREPAVDVQPATLLGTGSVQELARQAGLASIDPGRFRMLIEFSGGVPHVEDSWNGLRLQIGDAVLRAGGGVKRCAATTRNVDSGEVDLQTLRVITGYRGRQDSVLGPGALFGIYAAVLQPGTISVGDELIVDADG; this is encoded by the coding sequence GTGCCGACCGATCACACCGTCACGCGTCTGTCGACCACCCCGGTGAAGGGCCTGTCCCTGCATCACCCCGATGCCATCCGGTTGACGGCCCGCGGCGTTGTCGGAGATCGGCAGTTCCTGCTGATCGACGACAACGGCAAGCTGCAGAGCTGCACCCGGAACCAGGCGCTGTACGGTCTGACCGCGCACTGGCAGCAGCAGAGCCGGCGGTTGAGCATTCGCCGCGGAGCCGACGAACTGCTGACCGGGGTGATCGAGCCCGGATCGGCGGCGGACACCGACATGTGGGGACTCCGTACGCTGCCGGCCGACGAGGTCGCCGACCCGATCTGGCACACCTTCTTCTCCGACCTGATCGGTCGCCCGGTGCGACTGCTGCAGGCCCGCGAACCGGCCGTCGACGTGCAGCCTGCGACGTTGCTCGGCACCGGGTCGGTCCAGGAACTGGCGCGACAGGCCGGCCTTGCCAGTATCGACCCGGGCCGGTTCCGGATGTTGATCGAATTCTCCGGCGGGGTGCCCCACGTCGAGGATTCCTGGAACGGGCTTCGGTTGCAGATCGGCGATGCGGTGCTGCGGGCCGGTGGTGGGGTGAAACGCTGTGCCGCGACCACCCGCAACGTCGATTCCGGCGAGGTGGACCTGCAGACGTTGCGGGTGATCACCGGCTATCGCGGCCGCCAGGACTCGGTCCTCGGACCCGGAGCGCTCTTCGGCATCTACGCCGCAGTCCTGCAGCCAGGCACGATCTCGGTCGGGGACGAACTGATCGTCGACGCCGACGGCTGA